A single region of the Triticum dicoccoides isolate Atlit2015 ecotype Zavitan chromosome 2B, WEW_v2.0, whole genome shotgun sequence genome encodes:
- the LOC119363996 gene encoding myosin-binding protein 7-like — translation MAPCPGGAGVHARWTARALAGAFLDLAIVYAFLCAAAAASAASALLALFRLRLPCTCSRPHLPCLFAFLFRYPSRVLESLLLSLRSRFPFVFNSDDDSQDEGEDEDESVDEEEEDVNLKREVDEGNDVSVLQQELDKERSAAASAAEEAMAMILRLQKEKSSLEMEVRQQRRTSDERCAFYEDEVEELKDILLMRERETRSLQKEVESYRRMLGLTGDDDDEEVEMMTPHSYFLEGEPSSSRSVDKNAGVQPGNNSVFSFQKQFVRQQVSPIRVGRVKDGNEDSLPFQAPGEVPVAGSKLGADRCEDDGTETVVILPLSARSLCLPQSARCLDQGGDVEVNAAAGMKGMEELTADEFQEVDSGRLDKTCHDFMASDNDANIFDVHVVDDICFSTEVKGLIGRSFSDATMQADKLQNRAAADDLLGKSLNAIKGAQNKIRLAASERRQSLQLQLLEDIADQLQEIKDVADAGRHSHCISPKISKKS, via the exons ATGGCGCCCTGCCCTGGCGGCGCGGGCGTGCACGCGCGCTGGACAGCGCGGGCGCTGGCCGGCGCTTTCCTCGACCTCGCCATCGTCTACGCCTTCCTCTGCGCCGCGGCCGCCGCGTccgcggcctccgccctcctcgcgctcttccgcctccgcctcccctgcacctgctcccgcccgcacctcccctgcctcttcgccTTCCTCTTCCGCTATCCCTCCCGCGTCCTCGagtccctcctcctctccctccgctCCCGCTTCCCCTTCGTCTTCAACTCCGACGACGACAGCCAGGACGAGGGGGAGGACGAAGACGAGTCCgtcgatgaggaagaggaagatgtgAATCTGAAGCGGGAGGTGGACGAGGGGAATGACGTCTCGGTGCTGCAGCAGGAGCTGGACAAGGAACGCAGCGCCGCAGCatccgcggccgaggaggccatggCGATGATCCTGCGTCTGCAGAAGGAGAAATCGTCCTTGGAGATGGAGGTGCGGCAGCAGCGCCGCACCTCTGATGAGCGCTGCGCCTTCTATGAGGATGAGGTGGAGGAGCTCAAGGACATCTTGCTCATGAGGGAGCGCGAGACCAGGTCTTTGCAGAAAGAGGTGGAGTCCTACCGGCGTATGCTTGGTCTCACCggggatgatgatgacgaggaggtgGAGATGATGACGCCGCACAGTTACTTTCTAGAGGGCGAGCCAAGCTCTTCCAGATCGGTTGATAAGAATGCGGGGGTTCAACCTGGGAATAATTCTGTCTTCAGCTTCCAGAAGCAGTTCGTGCGCCAACAAGTGTCGCCCATTCGTGTGGGTCGTGTTAAGGATGGGAATGAGGACAGTCTGCCTTTTCAGGCACCTGGAGAAGTTCCTGTGGCCGGATCGAAATTGGGGGCAGATAGATGCGAAGATGATGGCACGGAGACGGTGGTAATTCTCCCCCTATCTGCCCGGAGTTTGTGCTTGCCCCAATCTGCACGATGTCTGGATCAAGGTGGTGATGTTGAAGTTAATGCTGCAGCTGGTATGAAAGGTATGGAAGAGCTGACTGCTGATGAATTTCAGGAGGTGGACAGTGGGCGGCTAGACAAGACTTGCCATGATTTTATGGCAAGCGACAATGATGCAAATATATTTGATGTGCATGTTGTTGATGATATTTGCTTCTCCACTGAAG TTAAAGGCCTGATCGGTCGAAGCTTCTCTGACGCaacaatgcaagcagacaagttgcAGAATCGAGCTGCCGCAGATGATCTCCTGGGGAAAAGTCTGAATGCGATCAAAGGTGCACAAAACAAGATAAGGCTTGCAGCAAGTGAAAGGAGGCAATCGTTACAGTTGCAACTCTTAGAGGATATAGCTGACCAACTTCAAGAAATCAAAGATGTTGCAGACGCGGGGCGACACTCACACTGTATTTCTCCTAAAATTTCAAAGAAAAGCTAG